In the Mesorhizobium sp. M1D.F.Ca.ET.043.01.1.1 genome, GCGATCTTCTTCAGAAGCGCGTCGCGTTGGTCGAGCGCGTCGGACACATCGGTGCCGGAGCGCGTGCCGGCGATGACGGCCTTGTTGGCGTCCTGGAACTGGCTGAGCAGCGAGTTGAGGTCGTCGACCGCGGTGGCGATCTGGCCGTCGGTCTGGGTGCGGAAATCCTGGATCGCCCTGGTGCCGTCGTTCAGCGAGCTCACCACCTGCTTGGCCGCGTCGATGACGCTGGCGCCGAGATTCTGGTTCGACGGCGTGGTGGCGTAGAGCTGCAGCGCCTGCTGCAGATTGGCGATCGCGGTCGACGGAGACGACGCGTTGTCGACCCCGTTGACCGAGAGGTCGAGCTGATCCATGCCGCTGTAAAGCGCGCTCTGGCCGCTCCATGCCGACAGCGCGGAAAGGTTCTGCCGGAACAGAAGCTCATTGGCGGCGCGCTGGATCTCCACCGATCGCGCGCCGGGCGCCGTGCTGGTGACGACGGCGATGCGGCGGGCATAGTCCGGGCTGGACGCGTCGGCCACATTGCGCGACACCACGCTGGTTTGCTTGGATGTGGCCAGGAGCGCCGACTGGGCGATGCTTAATGCGGTGGAAAGCGACATGCGGGTCTTTCACGGGCTGGCGCCCGATGGGGTTATCTCTTCAGGTTGACCAGGACATCCATCAGGTCGGAACCGGTCTGGAAGACTTTCGAATTGGCGGTGTAGCTGCGCTGCGCCGCAATCATGTTGGTCAGTTCCTCGGCGATATCGACGTTGGAATTTTCGAGCGCGCCCGAGACGACCGAGCCAAGCTTTCCTTCGTTGGCAAAGCCGATGCGAACGGCGCCGGAGTCCGCGCTCTGCACGTAGACGTTGCCCGGCATGGCGCTGAGGTTGTCGGGGCTCTGAACATCGGCCAGCGGGATCTTGTAGAGCGGCTTGGTGGAGCCGTCCTCGTACTGGGCGTAGATGACGCCGTCCTGGCTGATCTGGATCTTTTCGATCGTGCTCGGCGCGTTGCCGTTGACCTTGGCGTCGGAGACCGTGAAGCCGGTTCCGAGCTGCGTCAGCTTGGAGAGATCGAGGTTGAGGGTCGAGCCGTTCGGCACCGTGAAAGAGATGCCTGTGGTCGCGCCGGTGAGCTTGCCGGTGGTGGTGTCGAAGGTGAGATTGGCCGTGCCCAGCGCGCCGCCCGTATAGGGGAAGGAGGTGCCGGGGGTCGCTTTCGACTGGTCGAAGACCGAGACCTGCCACGTGCCGGAGCCGGTGTTGGTGAAATAGACGTCGAGCAGCACCTTGTTGCCGAGATTGTCATAGGCGACCAGCGAGGACTTCGAGGTGTATTCGGCGGTCGCGCTGTTCGTGGAAGGCAGGCTGCCGGCTGCGACCGGGGTTGCGCCCGCCGGCAGGTTGCCGGTGAAATTGCCCTCGGTGCTCGGCGTCGCCGTCATCTCCTGGTCGGAGATCTGCACCGGCACCAGGCCTTCGAAGCCGTTGGCGGTGGCGGCCGGATCGCCGTTGGCGTAGCTGTAGGCCATGAGCTGATAGCCGGCGGCATTGACCAGGCGCCCCTGCGCGTCCGGAACGAAGGCGCCGGCGCGGGTGAGATAGGGCGTGCCGCTCGGGTCCTGCACGACGAAGAAGCCGTCGCCGTTGACGGCGAGGTCCGACACCGACGTGGTGTATTGCAGGACGCCTTGCGAGCTGATGGCCGAGCGGATCGTCGTCGTGACGCCGCCCGAATTATAGGCGCCGCCGGTGGTCGGCATGATGAGCGTCGAGAATTCGGCGGAGGAACGCTTGTAGCCGGTGGTGTCGGAATTCGCGATGTTGTCGGCCACCGTGGACAAGCGGTTGGCCTGCGCGTTCATACCGGAGACGCCGGTCCGCATCATTCCGTAGAGGCTCATCGATACATCTCCTCGGTGCCCTTCTGAGAGGCCACAAAACTAAGCCTCGTGTCTTGCGCGAGGCTGGCGCGGGCTTTGCCGGCAGGAGCCATCAGAACACCAGCCGGTAGCCGAGGAACCTCTTGGAATCGATTGGATCGTGACCGAGCTTCTCGCGCAGTTTCTTGCGCAGCTTCGAGATGTGGCTCTCCACCACGTTCTCCTCGACCTCTTCGTCGAAGATGCCGTAGATGGCGTTGAACACCTGCGTCTTGGTCACGCGCCGGCCGCGATTGCTGGCCAGATATTCCAGGATGCGCCGCTCGCGGCGCGGCAGCGGCAGCGGCTCGCCGTTTATCTCCGGATCGCGACCGTCCATGAAGATGCGCATCGAGCCGACTTCGGTATAGGCGGCCTCTTCGTGGGCGCGGCGGCGGATGGCGGTGATGCGGGCGAGAATCTCGCGGATGTGCACGGGCTTGCGGACGACGTCGTCGACGCCGCTTTCGAAAAGCCGCAGCGTGTGTTCCAGCGAGTGCTGTTCGCTGAGCGCGATCACCGGCGCGCCGGTGCGATCGCGGATCTGGCGCGGCGAGATGGCGCCCTCGCGGCAGTCGCCGATGAGGAAGGCCCTGACCGATCTGAGGTCGGTGTCGGCGGCGGAGCTCACCCACTCGCCGAACTCGCCCGGCGCGAAGCCCGCGGTGGCGACTCCCTCGCGATCGAAAAGTGAGCCATAGCCCTCAGTTACGAGCTCTCGCTCATCAACGATCACGATCATCGGCCCGCCCTCCGAATCATCTCATTTGCCCCGTGCGGAAAGCGGTACCCGGTGCGGTGAATCCTGAAAAACCGTCATTTCTTGTAGCTATTTTCTTGGGAGTTTTTTTGGGAGCCGTAATAAAGCCGGTTGCGAAGGTGTATTGGCGGCAGCGGATCGAGGACGATACTGGAGCCGCCGACCCTCGGCGGTCGCCGGCCCACGGGGCTGTTGCAAAGACAGCTATTGGTTGCAGAAAGCGCTGGCGTTCGGCGTCCACTTGCCGAAGCCGGTGGCGACCATGTTGGCAATGACGCGGCAGACATAGACCTTCTGCGCCGGGTCGTTGTCGGGGCCGGCATGATAGCGGGCGACGGCCATCGACCAGGTCATATGGCGGGCATGGAGACTCGCCAGGAAGCGCGCCGCATAGTCGACGTTCTGGTGTGGGTCGAGCATGTCCTCGACGCTGCGGAACCGCGCGCCGTGATAGCGATGATTGATCTGCATGCAGCCGAGATCGATCAGCGTCTTGCCCTCGTGGCGGGCGTTCTCAAACGTCGCCAGCGCTTCCCCGCGGCTGCGCGGGAAAACGGCTTTTCCTTCTATATTCAAAGCGTTGGGCTGAAGGCTGCCTTTCTTTCCCGTCTCGGTCAGCCCGACTGCATAAAGGATTCCCGTCGGCACGCCATAGCGATCGGCGGCGCGCAGGATCTCCGGCTCGCAGGGGTTGGAGGCGCTCGCGGCGCCTGCCGCAGCCAGGCTAGATATAGATATCGTCGCCAGCGCGCTCGCGAAGAGGCGGAGCAGCGCGGCCGAATTCCTGTGCGCCATTGCCGTCGCTCCTTCCCGGTTGCCGGTCGCCGCCGGCGCCGTTGCCGCCCGAATTCCCCGGCTGGAACGAAGGCTGGTCGCGGCCCGTCGACATCGGCATCGCGCTGTTCGCATCGGCGCGGCCGGCTGAGTGAGCCGCTATCGACGGTTGCATAATGGTGACATGATCGACGTCGAAGCCGAGACCGCGGAGCGACTTGACGATGGCGTCGCTGTCGGCGCTCAGACGGCGGTATGCCTCATGCGTTTCCGGCTTCATCTCAATCGAAAGTTGCTCTCCGGAAAGACGCAGGCTAGCGACAACCATGCCGAGCTCCGCCGGGTGGAGCTCGATCTTCAGGACATGTGTCGGAACGGCAACAGAATTGGCGGTTTGCGAGGCGATCGACGCGCTCGCGAAGGCTTGCTGAACGCCACTGTCCGAGGCGATCGCCTCGACCAGCGCCGATGCCGTCTGGCCGATGGGATTTTGCGCCGGCGCCGGGAAGCTCTGCTGGCTGACCACGTCCATGCGCCCGGAGGACGGTTTGGCCTGATTGATCGATGCGATCGATTGCGCCGTCTGCGCGGTTTTCTGGGCGGCCGCCGGACGCCAGCTTTGCGGCGCTGCGGCGTCGGTCTCGATGCCGGGTGTTGCGGGCAGGACGTCGTCCTTGCGGACCAAGGTGTCCCCGTCCGGACCGGCGACGGCGGGCTTCTGTCCGAAATCGGGCCCGGGCTTCTCCGTCGCCATCGTAGCGCGGCTGGACCGCGGCAACGGCTCGCCGCCTTCGGAAGCGTCAGCCAATGCGCGCTTGCCCTGACGGATCGTCAGTTGTGAAGCGGCGGACTGGCCGATGGAGGGCTGGGTGCCCGCCTCTCCCTCGGCGGATCCGTCGCGACCGCCATTTGCCGCCGTTGCGAAATGGCGGATGTCGCCCAGCGCCATCAGCAGGGGCAGGCCGTCCTGGAGCGCGGCGGCATCGGACGATTGCGCCGGCGTGTCGGCATCGTCGGTTGCCTTCACGTGGCCGGTGTCGGCGTTGTGCCTGGCGGCTTTTCCGGCTGCCAGCTTTTGCGTCGCGGTCTTGTTCTGCTGGTCGGCGTGCACTTCGGGCGAAGCGGCGAGCGTGCGCCGCGCCGGATTCGCATCGGAAGACGCAGGCTCGACAGGCTGCTTACCCTGGCGGGCCGACCTTTCGGCGCCATCTACCATCTCGCCGAAATTCGAGCCTTTTCCCTTCCCGTCGGCAGCGTGCTGACGCGACTGGGTGTGAGTGGAGCCGAGTCCCGGCATGGCCTGACTGACGCTGTTCATTTGGGCGCTGTTCATTTGGGCGCTGGTCATTTGGGAGCGGCTCCGAGCAATTGGTCGATCTGGTCGAGCTGGCGGCGCGCGTTCATCATCGCTGCGTCGGTGGGATCGTGTGGATCAAGGCTTGCTGCGGCGGCCGGCGCCGACGCAGGCAGCACTGGCGGCGTTTCGGGCTGCGCCGGAGCGGAAGCAGGCGCTTCGGCGGTGGCCTGTGCCGTCGCCGGCGGGCTCGGCGACGCAGGAGCCGCTGCCTGGACGTCCGCCGCCGGCTTGGCCGCGGCCGCGACAGCCGGCTGCTCGGACGCAGCGCCCTCCACCGGCGGCAGGGCTTCGGAGTCGGCCTGGCTGACAGGCTCGGCTCCAGCCAGCGGTTTCGCCGTATCGCCCTTCGCGGGATCTGCGGCCTGGCTCTCGTCCTTGGCGGTCGCCGGCACGGGAGCGACAACCTCGCCGGCAACGGCTTGCGCCGCATCGAGCAAGGCGCGGTCGCTCTCCGAAAGCTTGCCGCGATCGATCTTGCCGAGCCTGGTCCGCACATCGTCGATCGTGGCCGACGTCACCGTGGAGAGGCTCGAATAGAGCACGGCGCGCGGGTCGTCCTGATTGCCTTTGCCGTTGCGGCCCTGCTCGGCCCGCGCCGAGGCGAAGGCGGAAAGGTCCGCCAGCCCGTCGATCGCGGCGCGGCGGGCGATGCGCAGATAGATGACCTTCTCGCGCTCCGGGTCCATCATCGAGGTGATGTCGGCGAGCTTGTCCTGGCTGATCGACATGTGCAGCGCGATCACGCCGGAGACGAAGGAGTCGGCGAACTGGCTGGCATAGGGCGAATAGAGGTAACCCGCGACATATTGCGTCGAGGCGTGCGCGAAGCGCGCGGCGTCGCCTTGCGTCACCGCGAGGCCGACGGAACGGCGAAGCGCTGCCTCTTCGACCAACGTGCCGGGGCTGAGCAGGCGGGCCTCGTCCAGCAAGGTCAGCGCCGTTGCGGGCTCATCGGTCGCGAGCAGCGAGCCCTTGACCAGCGCCAGGAAGGCGCCGAGGTCGGCGGACACGCTCATCGGGTCGATCGGCTTCAGGATTTCAATTGCGGCGGCCGGCCTGCCGTTCAGGTAGGCGACGACCCCCTTGGCTATTGCCAGGCTCTGCGGGTCGGTCGTCGCGCGCGATGCCGCCGCCGCGACGGTGACAGGGTTGCCGCCGCTCATGCCGTAGACGAGCAGAGCGCGAAAATTCTTCGGGTCTTTGAAATCCTCGGCATCGGCTGCACGAAGCCTGGCGTCGGTCATTTCGAGGAGCTTGGCCTGCATCGGCAGTGCCGCATGATCGCCGCCGGCGATGCGGTCCTGGATCAGCTGCAGCGAACGCACCAACTGGTAGGGCTGCAAGCCGTCCTGAGCGAAAGCCGCGTCCGGCGATCCTGCGGCGAGCAGCAACAGCCCGACTGCGCGCCCGATGGCGGTCCGGCCCCTCATCCGCCGGTCGCCATCAGGATTTCGATGCGGCGGTTCGCAGCGGCCAGCGGATCGGACGGGATCTTGGGCTGGCGGTCGGCGAAGCCGGCGACCTCGGTGATGCGGCTTTCGTCGACGCCGCCGCGCACCAGCATGTAATAGGCGGAGTGGGCGCGAGCGGTGGACAGCCGCCAGTTGTCGTAAGTGTCGCTGCGGAACGGCCGCGCGTCGGTATGGCCGCCGATGGTGATAGCGCCCTTCTTCTCGTTGATGATGCGGCCGATCTTCTCCATCGCCAGCACCAGCTCGCGACGCGGCACGGCCGAGCCGATCTCGAACATGCCGAAGTCGAGCTGATCGGTGATCGAGATGACGACGCCCTTGTCGGTGGCCTCGACGGAGACGCCGTCGGCCAGCTTCTCACCCGGTGCGAAGGCCTTGGCCAGTTCCTGCTTGATTTCGGCGGCGGCTTTCAGGGCGGCGCTGCTCGGGGCTTTTTCTCCCTTGTCGGAAGCTTGCTCCGGCTCCGCATTTGCCGTCTGGGCTTTTGTCGTCAGGGCCTTTGCCGCTTGGGCTCCCGCGGTTTCCGGCTTCGCGGTGTCGGTCGCGGCGGCCTCGGCTCCAGCCTTTTCAGCCTGGGCTTTCTCGCCCTTGGTCTCCTTGTTTTCGGCTTTTCCGATTTTCGTGTCGACCGATCCGGCCTTGGCGCCGGGTTTCTCCGGTGTCGCCAGCGGCTCGAGCGGCGCATCCAACTGCGGCGGCGCCGGCGGAACGGCCTTGACCTTCTGCACTTCGGTTTCGGCGACCTTCTCGCCGGGCTTGGCCGGATCGCCTTCGATCTTCCTGCGTTCGGCGCTGGCTTCGGCGCCGGGCGTCGCCACCTGCTGCGACCAGAAATCCGGCGCGAATGGATCGCGATAGGATTCGCCGCCGGAGGCGCCGGTCGCCGGACCGGCATTCTGAGCGCCGCCTTCACCCTTGGCGCTGACATTCTGCATCACGCCGGTGTCGGTGGCGATCTCCGACAGCACGGCGTAGGGATCGGCAAACAGATGCTCGTCGGAGAGGTCCGACTTCTGCGAGGCCTGCTTGGTCTGCCTTCGGTCGGAGGAGCCGGCGCCGCCCTTGCCGTTCTCGCCGGCCTTGCTGGCGCCATCCTGCGGATTGTCGGCGGTGAGACCAACCTTGCTTGGGCCGTCGCCAAGATCTTCCAGGCCCTTGCGGCTGGAATTGCGATCGATCAGCTCGACCGGATTGAAGTAGCTGGCGACGGCCGCCTTGGTCTGCTCGTTGGCGGCGTTGATCAGCCACATGACGAGAAAGAAGCACATCATGGCGGTCATGAAGTCGGCAAAGGCGATCTTCCAGACGCCGCCGTGATGGCCGTCGTCATGGCCGTCGTGATTGCGCTTGACGATGATGATCTCGTGCCTGGCCTCGCCGTGGTCGATGGCGCTCATGACAGGACCTCCGACAGGGAAGCCGACCATTCGGCGATGCGCGTCTCGAACACCGTTTCATCGATGGTCACGGTCAGGTCGAAGCCAGGGGCCTCGGTGAAATCGAGATTGGCCGCGCGGTCGTCAAGCGCTGCCTTCAGCGGCTCGAACAGCGACAGCGGCCCGCGCACGCCGATGCGCACGGCTTCGCTATCGGCAATCGCCGCGTTGATGGTGCGGGCAAGGGCGTCGAGCGAACGCTTCTGCAGATCGTCGCTGACGATGCCGCCGATGATGCGGGCAATCGTGACGCCGGTGAGCTCGGCAACGCGCGCCTCCAGGGCGTCGATGCGCGTCTTGACCGTTGCGCCGATATCGCCGCCGAAGCTTTCCAGGAACGCTTTCGCCGCATCGTCATTGGCCTGGCGTTCGGCCTCGAGCGCCGCCACGTGGGCGGCCGTGAGGCGCGCCTCGAGCGCGGCTTCCGCATCGGCCACCGCCTCGGCGATCAGCGCGCCGATGTCGGCCTGCGGCGGGTCCGGCTTGCGCTCGATGTCCGGCGCCGCCGGCGCCTGGCCGGCGCGCGGGGCGCGTGACCCGAAATCAGGCAGAAGATCGAAAAGGGCTCCCGAGGCCATGGCTTAACCCGCGGCTTCCGGGGCGGCCGCCCATTTGCGCAGGATCTGGGCGGTGCGTTCCTCATTGAGGTCGACCATGCGAGCCAGCCGCTCCTGCGGCGCCGGCCTGATCTTCTGGCGCAGGTCGTCGAGCGGGGTGGCGCCCGGGCGCGCGCCCGGCAGGGCGCCGACCGGCGCGTCGGCGGCGATGGCGGCCACCGGCGCGTCGGGCGTCGGCAGCGAGCGCTGGACATCGTCGAAGCTCGGGCCGGCGACGGCAGCCGGTTTGGCCGATACGGTGAGCGCGGTCGCCATCGGCCGCAGGCCGAAGAAGGCGACCAGGAACACGACGACGATGAATGCGCCAGCGTTGATGAGCGTGCCCGTATAGGTGCCGATCGAGGCGAGGATGCTCGGCTGGTCGACCGGCTCGCCGTCCAGCCCGTCGATGAACTCGACCGCCGAGACGTCGATGATGTCGCCGCGCTTGTCGTCGAAGCCGGTGGCGGAGGCCACCATCTTCTGGATGTCTGCAACGCGCTTGGCGATCTGCTCGGGCGTGGCGTCCTTGCCGAGGATGGTCTTGAGCCGATCCTGGTTGACGACGACGGCGATCGACATCTTGGTCACCGAATAGCCGTTGGAGACGGTGGCGATCTTCTTGGAGTTTATCTCGTAGTTGGTGATCTCCTCCTTGCGGTCGTTCTGCGAGGAGGACTGCGGCCCTTCGGTGTTGGTCGTCTGCGTCTCGGGCAGGTTCTGCTCGACGCTGGTCGGGGTCGAGGCCTGCTTCTGGTTGCTGGCCTCGTTGGTGCGCACGGATTGCACCGAACGCTCAACGCGGGATTCGGGATCGAAGATCGTCTCTTCGGTCTGGCGGGTGTCGGTGTTGACGTCAGCCTTGACGCTGGCGCGGAAATTGTCGGGACCGAGGTAGGGCGTCAGCGCGCGGCGGATGTTGTCGGCGATCTGCGCCTCGACCGTCTGCTCGACGCCGAGCGTGCGGGCGGCGCTGGTGTTGGAAGTGTCGTCGCCGGCGGCGAGGAGATTGCCGTTGGAATCGAGCACGGTGACCTTGTCCGCCGACAGGCCGGGAACCGCGGCGGCGACC is a window encoding:
- a CDS encoding response regulator transcription factor, with product MIVIVDERELVTEGYGSLFDREGVATAGFAPGEFGEWVSSAADTDLRSVRAFLIGDCREGAISPRQIRDRTGAPVIALSEQHSLEHTLRLFESGVDDVVRKPVHIREILARITAIRRRAHEEAAYTEVGSMRIFMDGRDPEINGEPLPLPRRERRILEYLASNRGRRVTKTQVFNAIYGIFDEEVEENVVESHISKLRKKLREKLGHDPIDSKRFLGYRLVF
- a CDS encoding MotB family protein; translated protein: MSAIDHGEARHEIIIVKRNHDGHDDGHHGGVWKIAFADFMTAMMCFFLVMWLINAANEQTKAAVASYFNPVELIDRNSSRKGLEDLGDGPSKVGLTADNPQDGASKAGENGKGGAGSSDRRQTKQASQKSDLSDEHLFADPYAVLSEIATDTGVMQNVSAKGEGGAQNAGPATGASGGESYRDPFAPDFWSQQVATPGAEASAERRKIEGDPAKPGEKVAETEVQKVKAVPPAPPQLDAPLEPLATPEKPGAKAGSVDTKIGKAENKETKGEKAQAEKAGAEAAATDTAKPETAGAQAAKALTTKAQTANAEPEQASDKGEKAPSSAALKAAAEIKQELAKAFAPGEKLADGVSVEATDKGVVISITDQLDFGMFEIGSAVPRRELVLAMEKIGRIINEKKGAITIGGHTDARPFRSDTYDNWRLSTARAHSAYYMLVRGGVDESRITEVAGFADRQPKIPSDPLAAANRRIEILMATGG
- a CDS encoding flagellar hook-length control protein FliK, translated to MTSAQMNSAQMNSVSQAMPGLGSTHTQSRQHAADGKGKGSNFGEMVDGAERSARQGKQPVEPASSDANPARRTLAASPEVHADQQNKTATQKLAAGKAARHNADTGHVKATDDADTPAQSSDAAALQDGLPLLMALGDIRHFATAANGGRDGSAEGEAGTQPSIGQSAASQLTIRQGKRALADASEGGEPLPRSSRATMATEKPGPDFGQKPAVAGPDGDTLVRKDDVLPATPGIETDAAAPQSWRPAAAQKTAQTAQSIASINQAKPSSGRMDVVSQQSFPAPAQNPIGQTASALVEAIASDSGVQQAFASASIASQTANSVAVPTHVLKIELHPAELGMVVASLRLSGEQLSIEMKPETHEAYRRLSADSDAIVKSLRGLGFDVDHVTIMQPSIAAHSAGRADANSAMPMSTGRDQPSFQPGNSGGNGAGGDRQPGRSDGNGAQEFGRAAPPLRERAGDDIYI
- a CDS encoding flagellar hook protein FlgE, whose product is MSLYGMMRTGVSGMNAQANRLSTVADNIANSDTTGYKRSSAEFSTLIMPTTGGAYNSGGVTTTIRSAISSQGVLQYTTSVSDLAVNGDGFFVVQDPSGTPYLTRAGAFVPDAQGRLVNAAGYQLMAYSYANGDPAATANGFEGLVPVQISDQEMTATPSTEGNFTGNLPAGATPVAAGSLPSTNSATAEYTSKSSLVAYDNLGNKVLLDVYFTNTGSGTWQVSVFDQSKATPGTSFPYTGGALGTANLTFDTTTGKLTGATTGISFTVPNGSTLNLDLSKLTQLGTGFTVSDAKVNGNAPSTIEKIQISQDGVIYAQYEDGSTKPLYKIPLADVQSPDNLSAMPGNVYVQSADSGAVRIGFANEGKLGSVVSGALENSNVDIAEELTNMIAAQRSYTANSKVFQTGSDLMDVLVNLKR
- a CDS encoding chemotaxis protein MotC, translated to MRGRTAIGRAVGLLLLAAGSPDAAFAQDGLQPYQLVRSLQLIQDRIAGGDHAALPMQAKLLEMTDARLRAADAEDFKDPKNFRALLVYGMSGGNPVTVAAAASRATTDPQSLAIAKGVVAYLNGRPAAAIEILKPIDPMSVSADLGAFLALVKGSLLATDEPATALTLLDEARLLSPGTLVEEAALRRSVGLAVTQGDAARFAHASTQYVAGYLYSPYASQFADSFVSGVIALHMSISQDKLADITSMMDPEREKVIYLRIARRAAIDGLADLSAFASARAEQGRNGKGNQDDPRAVLYSSLSTVTSATIDDVRTRLGKIDRGKLSESDRALLDAAQAVAGEVVAPVPATAKDESQAADPAKGDTAKPLAGAEPVSQADSEALPPVEGAASEQPAVAAAAKPAADVQAAAPASPSPPATAQATAEAPASAPAQPETPPVLPASAPAAAASLDPHDPTDAAMMNARRQLDQIDQLLGAAPK
- a CDS encoding transglycosylase SLT domain-containing protein gives rise to the protein MAHRNSAALLRLFASALATISISSLAAAGAASASNPCEPEILRAADRYGVPTGILYAVGLTETGKKGSLQPNALNIEGKAVFPRSRGEALATFENARHEGKTLIDLGCMQINHRYHGARFRSVEDMLDPHQNVDYAARFLASLHARHMTWSMAVARYHAGPDNDPAQKVYVCRVIANMVATGFGKWTPNASAFCNQ
- the fliF gene encoding flagellar basal-body MS-ring/collar protein FliF → MPEQIQSLIANLRGFGVRRLALMGGIAALVMAVIGVASVYLNRPAYETLYVGLDRNDVNQIGLVLGEAGIGFDVGADGTSVLVPAGTTAQARMLLAEKGLPTSANAGYELFDNVGSLGLTSFMQQITRVRALEGEIARTIQSIAGVKAARVHIVMSERANFRRDEQQPSASVVIRYAGVDAEKSAQSIRHLVAAAVPGLSADKVTVLDSNGNLLAAGDDTSNTSAARTLGVEQTVEAQIADNIRRALTPYLGPDNFRASVKADVNTDTRQTEETIFDPESRVERSVQSVRTNEASNQKQASTPTSVEQNLPETQTTNTEGPQSSSQNDRKEEITNYEINSKKIATVSNGYSVTKMSIAVVVNQDRLKTILGKDATPEQIAKRVADIQKMVASATGFDDKRGDIIDVSAVEFIDGLDGEPVDQPSILASIGTYTGTLINAGAFIVVVFLVAFFGLRPMATALTVSAKPAAVAGPSFDDVQRSLPTPDAPVAAIAADAPVGALPGARPGATPLDDLRQKIRPAPQERLARMVDLNEERTAQILRKWAAAPEAAG